Proteins from a genomic interval of Equus quagga isolate Etosha38 chromosome 11, UCLA_HA_Equagga_1.0, whole genome shotgun sequence:
- the LOC124247202 gene encoding LOW QUALITY PROTEIN: zinc finger protein 594-like (The sequence of the model RefSeq protein was modified relative to this genomic sequence to represent the inferred CDS: inserted 3 bases in 2 codons) — translation MAEAAEEALSDGDTDGSLATSPRSGRAGPAQSSFEDRTFSQVNIILKKTLIREGKLKYDKQVRICDLSPFVTHQRVSAEERTYRGKASGQSFKQKSGLTQHQKIHTIKRTCKCNECGKVFTRSSNLVTHQRIHTGRKPYVCGDCXSNLIRHQRIHSEENPCECNQCGKAFRGSSNRVLHRRIHSGGKPYICNECGKAFDQSSDLTIHHRIHTGEKPYESSDCGKAFSQSSHLVTHQRIHTGEKPYECSKCGKAFRQTSLFIQHQRTHGGEKPYECPECGKAFSGHTVFLKHQRLHIGEKLKYEKAFSSDPELSGQEKIHKEKKPYECNKCGKTFQGSSDLIRHQTVHTGEKPYECSECGKAFSRNSVLIEHQRIHSGERPYKCSECGKGFRGSSQLTQHQRIHSGKKPYECSQCPRLLTRAQHHRXVHSGEKPYECKECGKAFRWSSDLIRCQKINTGEKVHEHNECRNPFSQSSGLSLRETTQDHNPRKTVMIKTDRQMDR, via the exons ATGGCCGAGGCTGCGGAGGAGGCGCTCAGTGACGGGGACACCGATGGCAGCCTGGCGACGAGCCCGCGCAGTGGCCGC GCTGGACCGGCACAATCCTCTTTTGAGGACAGGACCTTCAGTCAAGTGAACATTATCCTTAAGAAAACCCTTATAAGAGAGGGAAAACTTAAATATGATAAGCAGGTGAGAATTTGTGATCTGAGCCCATTTGTTACACATCAGAGAGTTTCTGCAGAGGAAAGAACCTATAGGGGCAAGGCAAGTGGCCAGAGCTTCAAACAGAAGTCAGGACTTACTCAGCATCAAAAAATCCATACCATAAAGAGAACCTGTAAGTGCAATGAATGCGGAAAGGTTTTCACTAGGAGTTCAAACCTGGTTACACATCAAAGAATTCACACAGGAAGGAAACCTTATGTTTGTGGTGACT GCTCCAATCTCATTCGACATCAGCGGATTCATAGTGAGGAGAATCCCTGTGAATGTAATCAGTGTGGAAAAGCTTTCAGGGGAAGCTCAAACCGTGTCCTGCACCGGAGAATTCATAGTGGAGGGAAGCCGTATAtatgtaatgaatgtggaaagGCCTTCGATCAAAGCTCAGATCTTACTATACATCacagaattcacactggagagaaaccctatgaaagTAGTGactgtgggaaagctttcagtcaGAGCTCACATCTCGTTACCcaccagagaattcatactggggagaaaccctatgaatgcagcaaatgtggaaaagccttcaggCAGACTTCCCTTTTTATTCAGCATCAAAGAACCCATGgtggagaaaaaccctatgaatgccctgaatgtgggaaagccttcagtggGCACACAGTTTTTCTTAAACATCAAAGACTTCATATTGGAGAAAAACTTAAATATGAGAAAGCGTTTAGTTCAGATCCAGAACTTAGTGGACAGGAGAAAAttcacaaggaaaagaaaccttatgaatgtaataAATGTGGAAAAACCTTCCAGGGCAGCTCAGATCTTATTAGACATCAAacagttcacactggagaaaaaccttatgaatgcagtgaatgtggaaagGCCTTCAGTAGGAACTCAGTCCTTATAGAACATCAGAGAATCCATTCAGGTGAGAGGCCTTATAAATGCAGCGAATGTGGGAAAGGCTTTCGGGGGAGCTCACAGCTTACTCAGCATCAAAGAATTCACAGTGGAaagaaaccctatgaatgcagTCAGTGTCCAAGACTTTTAACCAGAGCTCAACATCACAG TGTTCATagtggagagaagccctatgaatgtaaagaatgtggaaaagccttcagaTGGAGCTCAGACCTTATTAGGTGTCAGAAAATTAACACTGGAGAGAAAGTTCATGAACATAACGAGTGCAGAAATCCTTTCAGTCAGAGCTCAGGTCTTAGCCTCAGAGAAACCACACAGGATCATAACCCTAGGAAGACAGTAATgataaagacagacagacagatggacagatag